The DNA region CACATCCCGCGCTCGGTGAACTGCGGGTTGGTCGAGGCCGGGGTGATCTGCAACACGCCATTCTCGGCATAGGCGTCGGAGGCCGGGATCGACGACGACGAGCAGAAATGCCCGGCGACGAGCACCACGCCTTCGCCGGCCAGCTTCTCGGCCACCGCGCGGGCCTGCTTGGGATCGCAGGCGTCGTCCCCGACCAGGAGGCGGATCTGCTTGCCCAGCACGCCGCCGGCGGCGTTGAGATCGGCCACCGCCAGTTCGGCGCCGTTCCTCATCTGCAGGCCGAACGTGGCCTCGCCGCCGGTCATCGGCCCCGCGACCGCGATGGCGATGTCCTCCTGGGCGGCGGCCGCGCCGCCGAACGCCAGGCTGGCGCTGAGTGCCAGACCCGCCAAGGTGAGCTTTTTCATACGGTTCTCCCAGTATCAGTTGGCGTGGGGGTTGAGCCGTGGAGCTTGAAGCAAGTTTTCGGAGCCGGCCCATCCCGCGCGCAAGCAAGGACGGATCAGCCGGTTCGCAATTGGCAGCTTAGAGCATTCTCCGCAAAAGTGGGAACCGGTTTTGCGAAAGAGAATGCGATAATTCAAAGAGTTAGAGCGCCCGTCCGGCTGGGGCCGGCGGGCGCCTCCCACTGCCTGCGGCTGCGCGCGCATCATGAGGTGGCCGAGGTCTCGCCGTCCGCAGCGGTCGACCAGCCGAGCGGGCCGCGGCGCACATAGAGCCAAGCATATTGCGTGGCCATCTGGCGCGCCCGCGTCGTCCGGTAGCCGAGGCTGGCGATGGCGGCGAGGATGACGAAATCCACCGCGTAATAGGGCAGCGACAGCAGCGTGCCGTGGAACAGCGCGTAATGGATGAAGCGCACCGCGGCGGCCAGGATCAGCATGTAGGCGAGGAGCTGCACATAGGGCCGCCAAGTTTCGGCCACCGCCTGTCCCGACAGCCACGCCGCGCCGCCGCCGAGCAGCACGGTGACGATGATGAAGTCGCCCGTGGACACCTCGATCACCAGCGCGGGATCGACCACGAGCAGCGCCACCACCGCGGCAAGCGCCAGGAGCGGACCGAGCGACTGCGCCGCGAAGAACGAGCCGCCGGACAAGGGATTGTTGGAGGCGTGGTCCATGGCCTAATTCACCGCCGTGTCTCTGTCGCGTCCGTCGGGTTTCTGCAACCGGACCGACGCATCCCGAAATCTCTAGAGCATTTTCCGCACAAGTGGATACCGGTTGTGCGAAAGAAAATGCGACAAACCAGAAACTTAGAGCGTCCGATCTGATGCAGTCAGATCGGATCACGCTCTGGTTCTCGCGGTCCTGTTCGCAGGACCGCGTCCTGCTCCTGCGCCCGCCGTCCTACCGCCGTCCGCCTTCGAGATAGGCGGCCTTGACCTCGGGCCGCTCCAGAAGCTCGCGTCCCGAGCCGGCCATGGTGATGGTGCCGTTGACCATGACGTAGCCGCGATGGGCGAGACGGAGCGCGTGATAGGCGTTCTGCTCGACCAGGAACACGGTGAGCCCTTCGCTGCGGTTGAGCTCGTCGATCACCTCGAAGATCTGCCGCACGATCAGCGGCGCGAGGCCGAGCGAGGGCTCGTCGAGCAGGAGGAGGCGCGGCCGGCTCATCAGCGCGCGCGCGATCGCCAGCATCTGCTGCTCGCCGCCCGACAGCGTTCCGCCGCGCTGGTGCAGCCGCTCCTTGAGGCGCGGAAACAGCGCGAACATGCGCTCCAGGTCTTCGTCGAAATGGGCGTAGCCGTCCACGGCCGCGCCCATCTGCAGGTTCTCGAACACCGTCATGCGCGGGAAGATGCGGCGGCCTTCCGGCGACTGGGCGATGCGCAGCGCGGCAATGTCGTGGGTCGCCATCCTGGTGATGTCGAGGCCGCCGAAGCGGATGGCGCCCGCGCGCGCCCGCGGCTGGCCGAAGATCGTCATCATCAGCGTCGACTTGCCGGCGCCGTTGGCGCCGATCAGCGTGACGATCTCGCCCGCATTGACGTCGAGGTCGACGCCCTTGAGCGCCTGGATCTTGCCGTAGAAGGTCTCGACGCCGCGCACCGCCAGCAGCGGCTCGCGCGGGGCCAGTGCCGCGGCGGCGAGGGAGGCGGGGGCGGTGGTGACGTCAGTCAAGGCCGACCTCCTCCTCGATCTTTTCCACCTCGGCCTCGTCCTCGACGCCGAGATAGGCGGCGATCACCCTGGGGTCGTTCTTCACCTCCGCCGGGCTGCCGTCGGCGATCTTGACGCCATAGTCGAGCACCACGACGTGATCGGAAATCTCCATCACCACGCTCATGTCGTGTTCGATCAAGAGGATCGAGGTGCCGGTCTCCTGGCGGATCGACAGCAGGAGCGCGTTCAGCGCCGCGCTCTCGCGCGGATTGAGGCCGGCGGCCGGCTCGTCGAGGCAGAGCAGCACCGGGTCCGAGCACATGGCGCGGGCGATCTCGAGGCGACGCTGGTCGCCATAGGGCAGGTCGCCGGCCGGGTCGTCGGCGCGCGCCAAGAGATTGATCTTTTCCAGCCAGTGCACGGCGCGCGCGACCGCGGCCTTCTCCGCCTTGCGGAAGCCGGGCAGGCCGATCAGCCCGCCGACGGTGAAATTGGAGGCGTGCATCAGCCCGTTGTGCTGGGCGACCAGCAGGTTCTCCAGCACGGTCATGCCCTGGAACAGGCGGATGTTCTGGAAGGTGCGGGCGACGCGGGCGTGGCGGGCGACCAGATGGTCGGGCAGGCGCTCCAGCAGGAACACCGCGCCGTCGGCGAAGCGGGCGTAGCCGCGGTCGTGCGCGGTCACCGGGCCGAGATGGGCCTTGAGCGTCGCGGCGTCGCCATGGACCAGAGCGATGCGGCCCTCGGTCGGCCGGTAGAAGCCGGTGACGCAGTTGAACACGGTGGTCTTGCCGGCGCCATTGGGGCCGATGATGGCGGTGATGTCGCCGCGCCCGGCCTGGAACGACAGGTCGTTGACGGCGATCAGGCCGCCGAAGCGCATCGTCAGATGCTCGACCGCGAGGATCGGCTCGTTCTCCCACCGTCTCATCCGTGGCCCTCCTGGATGAGGTCGCTGGAGATGGTCTTCTTCTCCTTGAGCGCGATCGAGGGCCGGCGCGTGGCGATGAGGCCGCGCGGCCGCCAGATCATGATGAGCACCATCACGAGGCCGAAGATCAGCATGCGGTACTGGGTGGGATCGAAGTTCGGCCCGAACACGTTCTTGAGGAATTCGAGATTGCGCAGCATCTCGACGCCGCCGACCATGGCGATGGCCGAGATCACCACGCCGAGCAGGCTGCCGGCGCCGCCGAGCACGACGATCGCCAGGATCATCGCCGATTCCATGAAGTTGAAGGATTCGGGCGAGATGAAGCCCTGGCGCGTGGCGAAGAACGAGCCGGCGAAACCGCCGAACATGGCGCCCAGCGCAAAGGCGGTGAGCTTGGTGTTGGTGGTGTTGATGCCGAGCGAGCGGCAGGCGATCTCATCCTCGCGCAAGGCTTCCCACGCCCGGCCGATCGGCAGGCGGCGCAGCCGCGTCGAGACGAAGGCGGTGATCAGCGCCAGCATCAGGATGACGTAATAGAGGAAGATGATGCGGTGCGTGGGATCGAAGGGCAGGCCGAAGGTGGCGGCGAAGCCGTCCTTGCCCGGCGTGAAGGGCAGGCCGAAGAAGGTCGGGCGCGGGATCGAGGCGATGCCGTTCGGCCCGCCGGAGAAGCTCTGCCAGTTCAAGAGCACGATGCGGATGATCTCGCCGAACGCCAGCGTGACGATGGCGAGATAGTCGCCGCGCAGGCGCAGCACCGGGAAGCCAAGGATGATGCCCCAGAACGCCGCGAGCAGGCCGGCGATCGGCAGGCAGATCCAGAACGCCCACGGCCCCAGCGCCGGCAGCGTCGCCGGGATCACCTGGGTGGAGATGATGGCGAAGGAATAGGCCCCCACCGCATAGAAGGCGACATAGCCGAGGTCCAGAAGCCCGGCGAGGCCGACCACGATGTTCAGCCCCCAGCCCAGCATGATGTAGGTGAGGATGAGGATGCCGAGGTCGAGCTCGTAGCGGCCGGTGACGGGCAGGAAGGGTAGCACCAGCGCCAGGGCGAGCAGCGCCGGGCCGGCCAGCCGGAACAGCGCGCTGCCCGCCGGCTTCAGCCGCTCCAGCACCGCCGGCGGCTTGGCCGTGCGCGGACGCCGGCCGGCCCACAGCGTGAGCAGCAAGCGGGCGACGAACACCAGGGCGACCATCACCGCCACGAGGTCGAAGCGGGTGGCGAGGATCAGCTGGTAGTTGGGACCCTGGTCGGTGCGGAAGCCGACCAGCGGCAGTGTGACGCCGAGCGCGATCAGGGCGGCGATCGCGGCATCCTTGAAGGCGGCGGCGACATCGGCGCGGGCGGTCGCGGGGGCGGTCGCAGCGTCGGTCTTCATGTCACACCTTCTCGACCTCTGGCTTGCCGAGAATGCCCTGCGGCAGGAAGATCAGCACGATGGCGAGGAT from Blastochloris tepida includes:
- the livM gene encoding high-affinity branched-chain amino acid ABC transporter permease LivM, with amino-acid sequence MKTDAATAPATARADVAAAFKDAAIAALIALGVTLPLVGFRTDQGPNYQLILATRFDLVAVMVALVFVARLLLTLWAGRRPRTAKPPAVLERLKPAGSALFRLAGPALLALALVLPFLPVTGRYELDLGILILTYIMLGWGLNIVVGLAGLLDLGYVAFYAVGAYSFAIISTQVIPATLPALGPWAFWICLPIAGLLAAFWGIILGFPVLRLRGDYLAIVTLAFGEIIRIVLLNWQSFSGGPNGIASIPRPTFFGLPFTPGKDGFAATFGLPFDPTHRIIFLYYVILMLALITAFVSTRLRRLPIGRAWEALREDEIACRSLGINTTNTKLTAFALGAMFGGFAGSFFATRQGFISPESFNFMESAMILAIVVLGGAGSLLGVVISAIAMVGGVEMLRNLEFLKNVFGPNFDPTQYRMLIFGLVMVLIMIWRPRGLIATRRPSIALKEKKTISSDLIQEGHG
- a CDS encoding DUF6867 family protein; protein product: MDHASNNPLSGGSFFAAQSLGPLLALAAVVALLVVDPALVIEVSTGDFIIVTVLLGGGAAWLSGQAVAETWRPYVQLLAYMLILAAAVRFIHYALFHGTLLSLPYYAVDFVILAAIASLGYRTTRARQMATQYAWLYVRRGPLGWSTAADGETSATS
- a CDS encoding ABC transporter ATP-binding protein, giving the protein MTDVTTAPASLAAAALAPREPLLAVRGVETFYGKIQALKGVDLDVNAGEIVTLIGANGAGKSTLMMTIFGQPRARAGAIRFGGLDITRMATHDIAALRIAQSPEGRRIFPRMTVFENLQMGAAVDGYAHFDEDLERMFALFPRLKERLHQRGGTLSGGEQQMLAIARALMSRPRLLLLDEPSLGLAPLIVRQIFEVIDELNRSEGLTVFLVEQNAYHALRLAHRGYVMVNGTITMAGSGRELLERPEVKAAYLEGGRR
- a CDS encoding ABC transporter ATP-binding protein; this translates as MRRWENEPILAVEHLTMRFGGLIAVNDLSFQAGRGDITAIIGPNGAGKTTVFNCVTGFYRPTEGRIALVHGDAATLKAHLGPVTAHDRGYARFADGAVFLLERLPDHLVARHARVARTFQNIRLFQGMTVLENLLVAQHNGLMHASNFTVGGLIGLPGFRKAEKAAVARAVHWLEKINLLARADDPAGDLPYGDQRRLEIARAMCSDPVLLCLDEPAAGLNPRESAALNALLLSIRQETGTSILLIEHDMSVVMEISDHVVVLDYGVKIADGSPAEVKNDPRVIAAYLGVEDEAEVEKIEEEVGLD